From a single Tursiops truncatus isolate mTurTru1 chromosome 20, mTurTru1.mat.Y, whole genome shotgun sequence genomic region:
- the TOB1 gene encoding protein Tob1, which produces MQLEIQVALNFIISYLYNKLPRRRVNIFGEELERLLKKKYEGHWYPEKPYKGSGFRCIHVGEKVDPVIEQASKESGLDIDDVRGNLPQDLSVWIDPFEVSYQIGEKGPVKVLYVDDNNENGCELDKEIKNSFNPEAQVFMPISDPASSVSSSPSPPFGHSAAVSPTFMPRSTQPLTFTTATFAATKFGSTKMKNSGRSNKVARTSPINLGLNVNDLLKQKAISSSVHSLYGLGLGSQQKPRPQQQPSQPPPSPPPPQQQQQKTSALSPNAKEFIFPNMQGQGSSTSGMFPGDSPLNLSPLQYSNAFDVFAAYGGLNEKSFVDGLNFSLNNMQYSNQQFQPVMAN; this is translated from the coding sequence ATGCAGCTTGAAATCCAAGTAGcactaaattttattatttcatatctgTACAATAAGCTTCCCAGGAGACGTGTCAACATTTTTGGTGAAGAGCTCGAAAGACTTCTTAAGAAGAAATATGAAGGGCACTGGTATCCTGAAAAGCCATACAAAGGATCAGGGTTTAGATGTATACACGTAGGGGAGAAGGTGGACCCAGTGATTGAACAAGCATCCAAAGAGAGTGGTTTGGACATTGATGATGTTCGCGGCAATCTGCCGCAGGATCTTAGTGTTTGGATCGACCCATTTGAGGTTTCCTACCAAATTGGTGAAAAGGGACCAGTGAAGGTGCTTTACGTGgatgataataatgaaaatggaTGTGAGTTGGATAAGGAGATCAAAAACAGCTTTAACCCAGAGGCCCAGGTTTTTATGCCCATAAGTGACCCAGCCTCATCAGTGTCCAGCTCTCCATCTCCTCCCTTTGGTCACTCTGCTGCTGTAAGCCCTACCTTCATGCCCCGGTCCACTCAGCCTTTAACCTTTACCACTGCCACTTTTGCTGCCACCAAGTTCGGCTCTACCAAAATGAAGAACAGTGGCCGAAGCAACAAGGTTGCACGTACTTCTCCTATCAACCTCGGCTTGAATGTGAATGACCTCTTGAAGCAGAAAGCCATCTCTTCCTCAGTGCACTCTCTGTATGGGCTCGGCCTGGGTAGCCAGCAGAAGCCACGGCCACAGCAACAGCCATCCCAGCCACCGCCGTCACCACCACCGCcgcagcagcaacagcagaaaACCTCCGCTCTTTCTCCTAACGCCaaggaatttatttttcctaatatgcAGGGTCAAGGTAGTAGTACCAGTGGAATGTTCCCAGGTGACAGCCCCCTTAACCTCAGTCCTCTCCAGTACAGTAATGCCTTTGATGTGTTTGCGGCCTACGGAGGCCTCAACGAGAAGTCTTTTGTAGATGGCTTGAATTTTAGCTTGAATAACATGCAGTATTCTAACCAGCAATTCCAGCCTGTTATGgctaactaa